A region of the Desulfofundulus luciae genome:
ATCACCATACCCCCCAACTGGACGGCAGTGAGAGGTGCCAGAACCCCGCCCAGCTTTCCAAAAGGCGTTCTGGCTGCACTGACGATGACCGTTTCACCCAAAGTTTATCCCCCTCCATTTTGTACCTGTCCAACTTGACGTGCCACTTGTATATGTTTGTCCATTTCACCACACGAGTCGCCTAACATCAGGCAAAGCAAAATTTGTACCAAATATAAAAAAGGAATTGGGGAAGAGAGCTGCGGGGATAGTTGTCGCAAAGTTGCGCCAAAACTGACTATTTTGCCGATTTGCCGTGTATGCGGCGCGACAGCAGGCTTTTGCAAAAAAAAGTACCGTCAAGGGATAGTGAATTGCCTCTAAAAGATGTAAATAGTCTACGTTAGTATACAAAAGGGTAGACGGCACTTTACAAGTAGATGTTCAGTAAACCTGGTTGAATGCGGCCCAGCACTCACCCAAATTTGGCTCAGTTCCCGGTGTTTCAGGTTTAATTGACACGTCAGGTTTTGGGAAGAGCTAGTATCCCAGTGAGTGCTGGGTCCTCGCTCACTCCAATTGCTTCGCGAAAGATGCGCACCGCATCCTGTCCATAACGGTTTTGCTGAACATTTACCTTTACAACAGGCAGGCACCAGCCATGAAAAATATAAAAAATACCGCACGGCCCGGGAATCACCCTAAAAGGTTAACCCCGGGCTCCTGGCAACCTGATTCTTGATAACAGCGGGAGATCATCTTTCCCGGTCGTTGTTTTCGGAGGGCAGGTGGCGGCCCCACATCAGGTACAGCGTCAGCCCGATACCAAAGAAGGCGATGGAAAACAAACCCCAGGCAATGACCTCTCCCAGAGGTTTGCCCCGGCGCCGGGCATCCCGGGCCACCCATAGACCATTGCCCACCATCAATCCCAGCAGTAACCAGGTTACAACTAGAGCTACTTCTGGCGACAAGGGGCTTTCTCCTCTCTAGATTACGTCCCAGCGGGGGCAGCGGGCACCCCAGCGACCGATAACCCTGTCCTCTTCATAAATCTCGGCAATCTCGCAGGCATTGGGACAACCGTCACACTCGAAACTCCTCGTATGATAGGGTAGTTCCGTAATACCAAAACCTTTAAACCCGGTCTGGCCGGTTCCGGCCATCTTCTCGGCAGCCAGCTGGGCGGCGCCGATAGCACCCATGATCTTATGATGTTCCGGTACCAGCACGGGCATGCCCAAGGCCCGTTCAAAGGCGGCCTTAATACCGATGTTGGCGGCCACTCCTCCCTGGAACACCACAGGGGGCAGAATTTCCTTGCCCTTGCCCACGTTGTTCAGGTAGTTGCGCACCAGGGCTTCACACAAACCGTTAATGATATCCGGCAGGGCGTGGCCCATTTGTTGTTTATGGATCATATCCGACTCGGCGAATACCGTACAGCGACCGGCAATGCGCACCGGGTTAGTTGATTGCAGGGCCAGTTCGCCAAATTGCTCGATGGGGATATTCAGCCGGGCAGCCTGTTGATCCAAAAAGGAACCTGTACCGGCAGCGCAGACGGTGTTCATGGCAAAATCCACCACCAC
Encoded here:
- a CDS encoding acyl-CoA dehydratase activase, whose product is MKAYLGIDVGSVSTNIVILSEAGEVLTGLYLRTRGRPIEAIQTGLKAARESLKPGVEIAGVGTTGSGRYLAGVMVGADVIKNEITAHAVAASMLVPDVQTVLEIGGQDSKIIILRNGVVVDFAMNTVCAAGTGSFLDQQAARLNIPIEQFGELALQSTNPVRIAGRCTVFAESDMIHKQQMGHALPDIINGLCEALVRNYLNNVGKGKEILPPVVFQGGVAANIGIKAAFERALGMPVLVPEHHKIMGAIGAAQLAAEKMAGTGQTGFKGFGITELPYHTRSFECDGCPNACEIAEIYEEDRVIGRWGARCPRWDVI